One Brassica napus cultivar Da-Ae chromosome A1, Da-Ae, whole genome shotgun sequence genomic region harbors:
- the LOC106421894 gene encoding tubulin beta-3 chain-like, whose amino-acid sequence MSDVTCCLCFPGQLNSDLRKLAVNLIPFPRLHFFMVGFVLLTSRGSQQYSAFSVPELTQQMWDAKNMMCAADPRHGRYLTASTVFRGKLSTKEVDEQMMNIQNKNSSYFVEWIPNNVKSSVCDIATLTLIIVL is encoded by the coding sequence ATGAGTGATGTTACATGCTGTCTTTGTTTCCCTGGTCAACTCAACTCCGACCTTAGGAAGCTCGCTGTGAACCTGATCCCTTTCCCAAGGCTCCACTTCTTCATGGTGGGTTTTGTTCTGTTGACATCGAGAGGATCACAGCAATACAGTGCCTTCAGTGTCCCTGAGCTGACCCAGCAGATGTGGGATGCGAAGAACATGATGTGCGCTGCTGACCCTCGTCACGGACGTTACTTAACTGCATCCACTGTGTTCCGTGGAAAGCTGAGCACTAAGGAGGTTGATGAGCAGATGATGAACATCCAGAACAAGAACTCATCCTACTTTGTGGAATGGATCCCGAACAACGTCAAGTCCAGCGTCTGTGACATTGCAACATTAACtcttataatagttttataa
- the LOC106421895 gene encoding protein FMP32, mitochondrial: MAAAYASYLRLARLGTSSGVNLSTLRSITCPKPTFDRTLFDHHDICSSSSLFRQSHARFISQLVKTNGKRLHLVDTLALVRSLEAQGLPSKQAEAITGAITEVLNDSLGVVSQLVVCKGEMQKAEMTQESNLSKFKSEINSSLDHHFSLLQHENEKLRNDIERIRTDIRHEIDKVTAGQRLDLNLEKGRIRDELTNQNAETSNLTNKLDREIHTLRAQLEAAKYEVIKYCIGTLVSISAVGLAVLRIVM, translated from the exons ATGGCCGCCGCGTACGCAAGTTATCTCCGGTTAGCACGACTTGGTACGAGTTCAGGTGTAAATCTGTCGACTCTCAGATCAATCACTTGTCCAAAACCGACATTTGACAGGACTCTGTTCGATCACCACGACATTTGTTCATCATCATCTCTGTTCAGACAATCCCACGCCAGATTCATTTCTCAACTTGTCAAAACCAATGGCAAACGTTTACATCTCGTCGATACACTCGCCTTG GTTAGGAGCTTAGAAGCACAAGGACTGCCTTCAAAGCAAGCCGAGGCAATAACAGGTGCTATAACTGAAGTTTTGAATGATAGCTTAGGAGTTGTTTCTCAGTTGGTTGTTTGCAAGGGTGAGATGCAGAAA GCTGAAATGACTCAGGAATCAAACTTATCCAAGTTCAAAAGTGAAATCAACAGCTCCCTG GACCACCATTTCTCTTTGCTGCAACACGAGAATGAGAAACTCCGCAATGACATTGAGCGAATCCGCACTGATATAAG GCATGAGATAGATAAAGTCACTGCAGGACAACGGTTGGACCTTAATCTTGAAAAAGG GAGGATAAGAGATGAGCTAACAAATCAAAATGCCGAAACCTCTAACCTCACAAACAAGCTTGATCGT GAGATCCACACTTTGAGAGCGCAACTGGAAGCGGCCAAGTACGAGGTGATCAAGTATTGTATCGGTACACTTGTCTCCATCTCAGCCGTTGGTCTTGCCGTCCTCCGTATCGTTATGTAA
- the LOC106421842 gene encoding GATA transcription factor 6-like, giving the protein MESVELSLKNINRKEKPDDFSVDDLLDFSNDDVFVEDETKLKAAGVSVSLNDEITLNRSNELSTHACEDFGSELAVPTDDLAELEWLSNFVEDSYSAPTKKPVWLTGDRRHPVAPVNEGLCFKAPLPVKIRTKRARTGVNVWSLGSSSLTDSSSSSSSSSNPSSPLWLTGAEFLDEKAVKRQKKKKVLENGGQTQTRRCSHCGVQKTPQWRAGPLGAKTLCNACGVRFKSGRLLPEYRPACSPTFSSELHSNHHRKVIEMRQKKDMSTDVDESGLNRTVQAV; this is encoded by the exons ATGGAAAGTGTTGAACTTTCGCTGAAGAACATTAACCGGAAGGAGAAACCCGACGATTTCTCAGTGGACGACTTGCTTGACTTCTCAAACGACGACGTTTTCGTAGAGGATGAAACTAAACTGAAGGCAGCAGGAGTCTCTGTTTCCTTGAATGACGAAATTACCCTTAACCGGAGCAACGAATTATCCACCCACGCCTGTGAAGATTTTGGCAGCGAGCTCGCCGTACCG ACGGATGATTTAGCCGAACTCGAATGGCTATCCAATTTCGTAGAGGACTCGTATTCGGCTCCGACGAAGAAACCGGTTTGGTTAACCGGAGACCGGAGACACCCTGTAGCACCGGTTAACGAGGGTTTGTGCTTCAAAGCACCTCTTCCCGTTAAAATCAGAACCAAACGAGCCAGAACCGGAGTCAATGTCTGGTCTCTTGGTTCGTCGTCGTTAACCGACTCGTCTTCGAGTTCGTCGTCCTCGTCCAATCCGTCAAGTCCTCTATGGCTCACCGGCGCTGAGTTTCTTGATGAGAAAGCGGTTAAaagacagaagaagaagaaggttttgGAAAACGGTGGTCAGACGCAGACGCGGCGGTGTAGCCATTGTGGCGTTCAGAAAACGCCGCAGTGGAGAGCAGGACCATTGGGAGCGAAGACGCTGTGCAATGCGTGTGGTGTGCGTTTCAAGTCGGGTCGGTTATTGCCCGAATATAGACCCGCTTGTAGCCCAACTTTCTCGAGTGAGTTGCATTCCAACCACCACCGTAAAGTCATTGAGATGCGTCAGAAAAAGGACATGTCCACCGATGTTGATGAATCCGGTTTAAACCGGACGGTTCAGGCTGTGTAG